One part of the Eucalyptus grandis isolate ANBG69807.140 chromosome 10, ASM1654582v1, whole genome shotgun sequence genome encodes these proteins:
- the LOC104422365 gene encoding LOW QUALITY PROTEIN: phosphoinositide phospholipase C 2 (The sequence of the model RefSeq protein was modified relative to this genomic sequence to represent the inferred CDS: inserted 1 base in 1 codon; deleted 2 bases in 1 codon; substituted 2 bases at 2 genomic stop codons), which yields MTIEHLRRFLVEYQKLKDATREDAMSILHSLRHHIMYRKELNVDHFFRYLLSDYNPPMAPSLGVHHDMNAPLAHYYMYTGHNSYLTGNQLSSDSSSEPIIKALKKGVRVIELDLWPDSRGNKVKVSHGNTLTSPVDLNRCLSATRDYAFIASEFPVVITFEDHLXPRLQAKVAKMVTKTFESKLHQPGTDQLAEFPSPESLKKKILISTKPPKEYLERQSSMEKEYDSAQVKQNLQYLCHVGNFTPRINGGLITVYXSXELSDKEGSDQDKEEKNVFPEYKHLIAIHAGKPKGRLTNSLRIDTSKVRRLSLSEQELEEISQKHGQDLVRFTQKNLLKIYPKCTRFDSSNYDPLLGWMHGAQMAAFNMQGYGKYLWIMEGMFKANGRCSYVKKPDFLLDKDHIFNPAKPLPVKTNLKVTVYLGEGWHLDFKATHFNQFSPPDFFVRVGIAGVPDDTVMKKTRAIEDDWTPVWNQEFEFPLRVPELAILRIEVLEFDTTRHHDFGGQMCVPLSELRTGIRAVPLHSRKGIKYPSVKLLMRFEFEEPDSETENDG from the exons ATGACCATCGAGCACTTACGGAGATTTCTTGTTGAATACCAAAAGTTAAAGGATGCGACCAGAGAGGATGCAATGTCAATCTTACACAGCCTTAggcatcatatcatgtatagGAAGGAACTGAATGTTGACCACTTCTTCCGGTATCTCCTCAGTGATTATAACCCTCCGATGGCACCATCACTTGGG GTGCACCATGACATGAATGCTCCCCTTGCTCATTACTATATGTATACAGGCCACAACTCCTACTTAACTGGGAATCAGCTAAGCAGCGACAGCAGCTCTGAACCGATCATTAAGGCTCTAAAGAAAGGTGTAAGAGTAATCGAATTGGATCTGTGGCCAGATTCCAGAggaaacaaagtaaaagtctctCATGGAAA TACACTCACTTCTCCGGTCGATCTCAACAGATGTCTAAGTGCCACCAGGGATTATGCTTTTATTGCATCTGAGTTCCCCGTCGTGATAACCTTTGAAGACCATC GTCCACGTCTTCAAGCTAAGGTGGCCAAG ATGGTCACGAAGACCTTTGAATCGAAGCTGCATCAACCAGGTACAGACCAACTAGCAGAATTCCCATCACCAGAATCACTTAAAAAGAAGATCCTGATTTCAACAAAACCTCCAAAAGAGTACCTTGAACGTCAGAGCAGCATGGAAAAAGAATACGACAGCGCACAGGTGAAACAAAATCTGCAATACTTATGTCATGTAGGAAATTTTACGCCTAGAATAAAT GGAGGTCTAATTACTGTTTACTAGTCCTAGGAGCTTTCAGACAAAGAAGGTAGCGACCAGgacaaagaagagaagaatgtATTCCCCGAGTACAAGCATCTCATTGCCATCCACGCTGGAAAGCCAAAGGGCAGACTCACGAATAGTCTAAGGATTGATACGAGTAAAGTTCGACGCCTTAGCTTGAGTGAACAAGAGCTTGAGGAGATATCACAGAAACATGGACAAGATCTTGTGAG GTTCACTCAAAAGAATCTGTTGAAGATATACCCTAAGTGTACTCGTTTCGATTCGTCCAATTACGATCCTCTGCTCGGGTGGATGCACGGAGCTCAAATGGCTGCATTTAACATGCAG GGATATGGGAAGTATCTGTGGATTATGGAAGGAATGTTCAAAGCCAATGGTCGGTGCAGTTACGTCAAAAAACCGGATTTTCTATTGGATAAAGACCATATTTTCAATCCTGCAAAGCCATTACCGGTTAAGACGAACTTGAAG GTGACAGTGTACTTGGGAGAAGGGTGGCATCTGGATTTCAAAGCAACtcatttcaatcaattctcGCCACCTGATTTCTTCGTGAGG GTTGGAATTGCAGGAGTTCCGGATGATACAGTCATGAAGAAGACCAGAGCAATTGAGGATGACTGGACACCGGTGTGGAACCAGGAGTTCGAGTTCCCGCTCAGGGTTCCCGAGCTGGCCATCCTCAGGATCGAGGTCCTAGAGTTCGACACAACCAGACACCACGACTTTGGCGGTCAGATGTGCGTGCCCTTGTCGGAGCTGAGAACAGGGATCAGAGCAGTTCCTTTGCACAGCCGTAAGGGGATAAAATACCCATCGGTGAAGCTGCTTATGCGGTTCGAATTCGAGGAACCTGATTCTGAAACGGAAAATGACGGTTGA